ACAATGGTGGAACTTTTTGCCAGGGCTAGTAGATCACTTGACTCATCGGGTAGAGGTGGTACCCACTGTGAAAGCCAATACCAATGTTGTGAGTAAAACACTTCTCGAATAAATAATTCCCTGGTAAACAGGATTGATTCAGACCAGGGAACTCATTTCACATTGAAGATATTGCAGGAAGTTGTTCAGGCCCTGAGAGTAAAATGGGAATTACACACTCCATGGCATCCACAGAGTTCTGGTTGGATTGAGAGAATGAATCAAACTCTTAAAAGAGCTTTAGTTAAGCTAATGATTGAAATCCGTATGTCATGGATCAAATGTCTCCCATTGGCTATATTAAGAATTAGAACCCAACCCCAGTCAGATCAGGAGGTGACtccctatgaaatgatgtttgggtTACCCTTCCTGACCTCACCCCAGAAGGCTGCCACCTAGGAGGAAGGGGAAGCCAATGCCAAGAATTATGTTATGTCTATAGCACAAACCTTAGAAGAGCTAAGACACAAAGGGGCAATTCATCAAACTACCACCTGGATTTCAGAATCCATAATATTAATCCTGAGGACTGGGTAATGATGGAGAGGAGAACCTCTAACTCCTCAGTGGAAAGCTGCCTTTCAGGCACTGCTCACTACGGAATCGGCCGTGTGaactgcagagcagggatggactCATGCCAACAGAGTCAAAGGCCCAGTAGAAGAACCCAAAGAGTGGACTATAACATCCAGGCCAGGTGAAACGAGATTGACTCTCAAGCAGAGACTGAGAGACAACCAGAAAGACACCAAGATGCCCAAAAAGTAGAGTCAAGCTTCCACCAACTAGCTTGAGAATTGTCTTCCTGTTTTAATGGGTGACAATAACCAGCATCTGTTGAGGGGAAGTGCACAAGGCACAGTAAAAGGTAATGGAACAGCTTCCTTAAGAAAATAAGACAAAGGAAGGAGGGCAAGACCAGGTTGGCCCCTTTGTTTGCTACAAGGAACGCTCCATAGCCCTGCTGCGGGTAGCAACCCCATAGGCATGGTAAGGTGGGGACAAAATGCCATACTGGATTTCTGTAATTCCTCAATTGTCTTTGAATTCAACAGGGACTAGAGGGCAGAACTGAGTTGGCCTCTGTACTCACCCCTAAGATACACTAACTATGGGTAGCAGCCACATAAGCACAGTAGATAGGAGTGAAACCATACTGGACCTCGATGATGCCCTTTTGTCTGTTACAAATAAGTGTGTCTAAGGAAAACCTGAGATTTTATTCTCCTGTTCCCACTGTCCTTGCCCACATCAACAGATGCTGGTATGACTCATTCAAGAGAAAGAGAAGTTTTTTTACTTAATTGTTTGAGAAAAATGActtctagaaaaagaaaatgggggTTTGTTGTAGATGAGTTATCCTACGGTTGACTCTTACAATTAAGGGGAGAATATTTaatatatgttaagagaagttttgtaGATGTATAGttatctttccctttccccttgcATTGATATCACAGGATGGCTGTTGTAGTTTGGGCATTTGGGAGGGTTGGTTCATCACTATGGCAGTACCTGACCTTTAATCAAGATGTAAGAAAGTGATCTCCACCACCGGACAGTGAGGAAGGAGTCAATTTGACaagactttgggaggggctaGAGGTAAAAAAGACAGAGCATCCATTTTTATAGATAAGCACACGGTGACTGAATCTTTGCTCCTGCACTGTGTTCTTTTCtttattcagtcttctgttgtattttgaAAAGGTCTTAGTAATGCATTTAAACTTTTGAAAGTAAAAATCGTTTGTCACATAGGGTTAGGGAATGTGGGGTAAGGCTGTCCACACTGGGTCACCTCTCAAAATACAACTTCTCTGACCTGGCCAGACCTTCTTAGGAGAGCCTCTGGATCAATACAAGTAATagaatgctgcaatcacctctttTGTAAAGAGAACAGTAAGAAAATACactaaaatttaaaatagaaatacatatgtaataaatatttaataggAACACATATTTCTTAGAAgttattgaaatatttctccataactgcAGCAGGACACATTCCTGATGAAGTgccacagagcagagggaaatgaaGGCAGAGCCgtggtttgtcaggacttgtTTGATGCTAATAAGGCCCATGGttcatttggagctgagccctggaacctcagggcctgagaggagattgtacaaacctgtccagcagtcaaagtcagaagaaaaccccaaagtgtctcaaggcatgaatgggtcccactaAGGTCCATCCCCAACATAGGcccctcatggactccttggaggagagaattggaagccaggatggcacaaaaaccactcaaagactcagtgtgaaaaggaaaattcaaagtactttaaaaaccttgagtatttcaaagtattaatgagccccatgAATGTCAGTAGAAAGCTCTCAGGGGactcattaaagcagataattggggccatgattgcacaaaccacTCACAGAGTCTGTGTCAAAAGGGAAACCccaagtaccttaaaataactgaagtaccttgaagcattaatgagccccactgagtgttcctactgacaaagcctctccagggactaattacagcagataattggaggccatgatagCACAAACTTCTCAGAAAGTCAAGgtaaaagcaaaacccaaagtcctttgaaaaacctgcagttgctgggagcattcaggagcccccagggccactgctgagcaaggctccccagggactccttccagcagatccttgaggccactgggatgtgggctagggggggatgctgagggcaggacaaggggctgacagtgcccagcctggctggggctgtgccaggaggccccagggcctcaggacaaggtgtctcctcccagcccttgctggcacagaccctgctgtgcctcaggccaccaagacttggcttctctttgtccccacctggcatcactgcctccagttctctactctgcctggggcctggagACACTTTCTCAGTGATGTctctcagtgggacccattaaaagtccaagaaactttggagttggattgtgacttggagttctggagaggtttcttcagctgcctctcagggactgatgttcagggcctgagcacaaagccccagagggtcattaaagtcctggtgctgtgtctgtgctgctgagctgggctgggctcctggcacagaggcagctcctgggaagcaagaagagcttcaaaagtacatttctcttgatgagcagctcttctgccagcccagcagggttgGGGCATtgcctgcagccaccccgggcacagcccagaggcacagagagcttcaatcagtcagagctgggaaggtgctgagaagtgcctggggcagaatcactggcagcccttggcacaggaacctctggctgcaggataatacagctgcagctcctggagccatctcctaaagctggaacatcccaatgcctacagactctgtgagtacaaCTCTGAGTATTTCTGAGGCAGGGGAGATGAAATGCTCATGaagctctgacatgctgaggTGTTCCGATCAGTCATAGAATATTTTCAAGACAAGGATTTTGATAAATATGAGGAAATGTCATAAAACTTTGCATTCAGTTTCATACTCTTGGAGAATGGCAGGAAGGGGAGATAAATATTCAAGGTGGAGTATGAATTAGTTACGAATAATTGTATTATTATGAATTAGAATTTAATTATTAGTTATGAAATTTGACAAGCGCCTGAGACATCTGAACTGTTGTTTTTAGTGTTCAATAGGTTCACAGGAGATCCCTGATGTGCTCTCAGCCACTGTGCCtatggacagcagcagcatcacctttgctggacccatcaggctcagtctgagctgtcctttctccaagctgcaaacagaacctgcccccagccagtgccctgcaaacaggcagggttctgtagggccagggagagtgcacagagatttggggtctgtgagtgctggcagggagtgatcaggcacagggaaacacctgtaggaggaaaatctccagggagcagagagaagatcagggaaggagagaaaacaaaacccagaaatgCTGTAGCAGGGAGAGTTCAGAGATGTCCACAGGATCCCCTtcagtgcagcccctccctctgaacaagccccctccctcctgtcccccagccaagcctctgtGAGTTATAAGAttgatggggaaaggcagaggtgttgtgacactgaaaatgctgctgggttggTGAAATGAGAAAAGCCCTTGTCTAcaaatgtggagctgggctgtggtggatccatctgctctcagcagtaccTGGTGACATTTTAGGGGAAGCAAGGGAAGGTGATCACCCTCCATATGACAAAGGTTAAGGCCCAGAGAAATTCTAAATAAGTCAGAATGACAGACCATCTCCCTCAGTCTCCACGCATCACTTTGCCTCACAGAACTTGGTGTTGTCCCTGAGTGCAGAAACAATGTTGAGGGTGTAGCATACCCAAGAATACCATGAGAGACATGTGGGGAGCTCAAAAAGAAAACCTCATAACTATTAAACATAGAAACCTCTTAATTTATAATTAAATTAATCTGTGTGTGCTACAGAGGAGGGTGTATGCAAAATGGCTTTGATTTTGGTTACAGGTATCTCCTCTAACTCTTCACTCTActtttctccatgaacaggtccccctgtgcagccccagcaaatgtccaacagcagctccatcagccacttcctcctgctggcattggcagacacgcggcagctgcagctcctgcacttctgcctcttgctgggcatctccctggctgccctcctgggcaacggcctcatcatcagcgccgtagcctgcggccaccacctgcacacgcccatgttcttcttcctgctcaacctggccctcagcgacctgggctccatctgcaccactgtccccaaagccatgcacaattccctctggaacaccaccaccatctcctacacaggatgtgctgctcaggtTTTTCTGCTTATCTTCTTCCTTGGATCAGAGCTtgccctcctgaccatcatgtgctacgaccgctatgtgtccatctgcaaacccctgcactacgggaccctcctgggcagcagagcttgtgcccacatggcagcagctgcctgggccagtggctttctcactgctctcatgcacacggccaatacattttccctgcccctgtgccatggcaatgccctgggccagttcttctgtgaaatcccacagatcctcaaactctcctgctccaaatccctCCTCAGGGAACTTTGGC
Above is a window of Passer domesticus isolate bPasDom1 chromosome 21, bPasDom1.hap1, whole genome shotgun sequence DNA encoding:
- the LOC135284491 gene encoding olfactory receptor 14J1-like — translated: LHTPMFFFLLNLALSDLGSICTTVPKAMHNSLWNTTTISYTGCAAQVFLLIFFLGSELALLTIMCYDRYVSICKPLHYGTLLGSRACAHMAAAAWASGFLTALMHTANTFSLPLCHGNALGQFFCEIPQILKLSCSKSLLRELWLLVVAGSLSLCCFVFIVFSYVQIFRAVLRIPSEQGRHKAFSTCLPHLAVVSLFVSTAVFAYLKPPSMSSPSLDLALSILYSVVPPALNPLIYSLRNQELKAMVWTLMTEWFRKH